The following are from one region of the Microbacterium sp. BK668 genome:
- a CDS encoding DUF2520 domain-containing protein — MSRAGRLGVGIIGAGKVGPVIGAALAGAGHALTGITAGVDEERVQAILPGIPVLDALEVVRRSELVVVAVPRDELPGLVTGLAEVGAWQPGQLVLHTDASFGTGVLAPAAASGAIPLAVHPAIAFTGTSMDLRQLSNAYAAVTAPAAVLPIAQALAVELGCEPVVIAESDRLAYAEAIAISTEFSRSIVAQAAELLRGAGVPHPGSYLSALVHSTVDHALSQAGSAGAGPPAEALEG; from the coding sequence GTGAGCAGGGCGGGGCGGCTGGGCGTCGGGATCATCGGCGCAGGAAAGGTGGGGCCCGTCATCGGCGCCGCCCTCGCGGGGGCCGGTCATGCCCTCACCGGCATCACCGCAGGCGTCGACGAGGAGCGGGTGCAGGCGATCCTCCCCGGGATCCCCGTGCTCGACGCGCTCGAGGTCGTGCGCCGCAGCGAGCTCGTGGTCGTCGCCGTGCCGCGGGACGAGCTGCCGGGGCTGGTCACCGGTCTCGCCGAGGTCGGCGCCTGGCAGCCGGGGCAGCTCGTGCTCCACACGGACGCCTCCTTCGGGACCGGCGTGCTGGCTCCCGCCGCCGCGTCCGGAGCGATCCCGCTCGCCGTGCACCCCGCGATCGCCTTCACCGGAACGTCGATGGACCTGCGGCAGCTCTCGAACGCCTACGCGGCCGTGACGGCTCCGGCCGCGGTGCTGCCCATCGCGCAGGCCCTCGCGGTCGAGCTCGGGTGCGAGCCGGTCGTCATCGCCGAGTCCGACCGGCTCGCCTACGCGGAGGCGATCGCCATCTCGACGGAGTTCTCCCGCTCGATCGTCGCGCAGGCGGCCGAGCTGCTGCGCGGGGCGGGTGTGCCGCATCCCGGCTCGTACCTGTCGGCTCTCGTGCACTCGACCGTGGATCATGCGCTCTCGCAGGCGGGTTCGGCGGGTGCCGGCCCGCCCGCGGAGGCACTGGAGGGCTGA
- the folB gene encoding dihydroneopterin aldolase: protein MDFLDEITITGIRAFGHHGVYEDEKRDGQEFVVDVALHLPLRAAAATDDVADTVHYGELAEQIAGIVSGEPVDLLETLASRIADAVLANDLVQVVKVTVHKPSAPIAVPFGDVAVTLHRGRIAS, encoded by the coding sequence ATGGACTTCTTAGACGAGATCACGATCACCGGCATCCGCGCATTCGGCCATCACGGCGTATACGAGGACGAGAAGCGCGATGGTCAGGAGTTCGTCGTCGACGTCGCGCTGCACCTCCCGCTGCGCGCGGCTGCGGCGACCGACGACGTGGCCGACACCGTCCACTACGGCGAACTCGCCGAGCAGATCGCGGGCATCGTCTCGGGCGAGCCCGTCGACCTCCTCGAGACGCTCGCGAGCCGCATCGCCGACGCGGTCCTCGCGAATGACCTCGTGCAGGTCGTGAAGGTCACGGTGCACAAGCCCTCGGCCCCCATCGCGGTGCCCTTCGGCGACGTCGCGGTGACGCTCCATCGGGGGCGGATCGCATCATGA
- the folK gene encoding 2-amino-4-hydroxy-6-hydroxymethyldihydropteridine diphosphokinase, translated as MNRRLAQGFHGDAASVDREPVRAVVALGANLGDRAATLREAVAALEALPLTDSVRTADVVESVALKIDGPDASAPTYFNTVAIVETRLAPSVLLSYLHAIEAQHGRERRERWGDRTLDLDLIAYGDVVSDEPNLRLPHPRAAERDFVLAPWLTLDPDAELPGRGRVADLLARIRGAS; from the coding sequence ATGAACCGCCGGCTGGCTCAGGGTTTCCACGGCGACGCGGCGTCGGTCGACCGCGAGCCGGTGCGCGCCGTCGTGGCGCTCGGCGCGAATCTCGGCGACCGGGCGGCGACACTGCGCGAGGCCGTCGCGGCACTAGAGGCGCTGCCCCTCACCGATTCCGTGCGAACCGCTGACGTCGTCGAATCGGTCGCCCTCAAGATCGACGGGCCGGATGCCTCGGCCCCGACGTACTTCAACACCGTCGCCATCGTCGAGACCCGCCTCGCCCCGTCGGTGCTGCTGTCGTACCTGCACGCGATCGAGGCGCAGCACGGACGCGAGCGCCGGGAGCGCTGGGGCGACCGCACGCTCGACCTCGACCTGATCGCCTACGGCGATGTCGTCAGCGACGAGCCGAACCTCCGGCTGCCCCATCCCCGTGCCGCCGAGCGCGATTTCGTGCTCGCCCCCTGGCTCACGCTCGATCCGGACGCCGAGCTGCCCGGACGAGGCCGCGTCGCCGACCTCCTGGCGCGCATCCGGGGGGCTTCGTGA
- the folP gene encoding dihydropteroate synthase, with the protein MTCLVMGIVNVTPDSFSDGGRFLAADAAIAHGLLLRAQGASILDVGGESTRPGAERVDPAVEQERVLPVVSALAGSGATVSIDTMNSSTAIAAVEAGARLVNDVSGGLSDPDMLAAVAGTDADIVLQHWRGSSADMYARAVYDEVVTDVVLELSSRVDAAMAAGIPPSRVIVDPGIGFGKKGAQNWAVLHGLARVVGMGPRVLVGTSRKRFLAETLEPAGDEASVARRDLATAVTSVLAAHAGVWGVRVHDVAATVDALKVAEAWESGSRWTS; encoded by the coding sequence ATGACCTGCCTCGTCATGGGGATCGTGAACGTCACGCCCGACTCGTTCAGCGACGGCGGACGTTTCCTCGCCGCGGATGCCGCGATCGCGCACGGGCTGCTGCTGCGCGCGCAGGGGGCTTCGATCCTGGATGTCGGAGGAGAGTCGACGCGGCCGGGCGCCGAGCGCGTCGACCCCGCCGTCGAGCAGGAGCGGGTCCTCCCCGTCGTGTCGGCCCTCGCCGGGTCGGGTGCGACGGTCAGCATCGACACGATGAACTCCTCGACGGCGATCGCCGCTGTGGAAGCGGGCGCGCGGCTCGTCAACGACGTGTCCGGCGGCCTGTCCGACCCCGACATGCTCGCCGCGGTCGCGGGCACCGATGCCGACATCGTGCTGCAGCACTGGCGCGGGTCGTCGGCCGACATGTACGCGCGCGCGGTCTACGACGAGGTCGTCACCGACGTCGTGCTCGAGCTGTCGTCGCGCGTCGACGCCGCCATGGCTGCGGGCATCCCGCCGTCGCGCGTCATCGTCGATCCCGGTATCGGCTTCGGGAAGAAGGGCGCGCAGAACTGGGCGGTGCTCCACGGCCTCGCCCGCGTGGTGGGGATGGGTCCGCGAGTGCTCGTCGGCACGAGCCGCAAGCGTTTCCTCGCCGAGACGCTCGAACCGGCGGGGGACGAGGCATCCGTCGCCCGTCGCGACCTCGCGACCGCGGTCACGAGCGTCCTCGCCGCGCACGCGGGCGTGTGGGGCGTGCGCGTGCACGACGTCGCCGCGACCGTGGATGCGCTCAAGGTCGCCGAGGCCTGGGAGAGTGGATCGCGATGGACTTCTTAG
- the lysS gene encoding lysine--tRNA ligase: protein MTDTTAPAETADDAMPEDDVFEQKAVRLAKRERLLAERTDASGGPYPVALPITDTIPALRERYGELEAGAETGVTAAVAGRIVFSRNTGKLCFATLQAGDGSRIQAMVSLAAVGEESLQEWKELVDLGDHVYVSGEVISSRRGELSIMVSDWAIASKAILPLPNMYSELSEESRVRSRFLDLIVRDRARETVIARAKTNASLRETFAAHGFLEVETPMLQVQHGGASARPFITKSNAFDTDLYLRIAPELFLKRAVVGGLERVFEINRNFRNEGADSTHSPEFAMLEAYQAYSDYDGIADLTQELIQNAAVAVAGSTTVTWADGTVYDLGGQWDRISMYASLSEASGRHVNPETPLDDLLAFAEAQDVEPPPHATHGKLVEELWEHFVKPGLTRPTFVMDFPVDTSPLVREHRTTQGVVEKWDLYVRGFELATGYSELIDPVIQRERFEEQARLAARGDLEAMRIDHEFLRAMEHGMPPMGGMGMGIDRLLMALTGLGIRETILFPLVK from the coding sequence ATGACCGATACGACCGCGCCCGCGGAGACCGCCGACGACGCGATGCCCGAGGATGACGTCTTCGAGCAGAAGGCGGTCCGCCTCGCCAAGCGCGAGCGGCTCCTCGCCGAGCGGACGGATGCCTCGGGCGGGCCCTATCCCGTCGCGCTTCCGATCACCGACACGATCCCGGCGCTGCGCGAGCGCTACGGCGAGCTGGAGGCGGGCGCCGAGACCGGTGTGACGGCCGCCGTCGCCGGTCGCATCGTCTTCAGCCGCAACACCGGCAAGCTCTGCTTCGCGACGCTGCAGGCGGGCGACGGCAGTCGCATCCAGGCGATGGTGTCGCTGGCGGCCGTCGGTGAGGAATCGCTCCAGGAGTGGAAGGAGCTCGTCGACCTCGGCGACCACGTGTACGTGAGCGGCGAGGTGATCTCGAGCCGTCGCGGCGAGCTGTCGATCATGGTGTCGGACTGGGCGATCGCGTCGAAGGCCATCCTCCCGCTCCCGAACATGTACTCCGAGCTCAGCGAGGAGAGCCGCGTCCGCAGCCGCTTCCTCGATCTCATCGTCCGCGACCGCGCCCGTGAGACCGTGATCGCCCGCGCGAAGACCAACGCGAGCCTTCGCGAGACATTCGCGGCGCACGGATTCCTCGAGGTCGAGACGCCCATGCTGCAGGTGCAGCACGGCGGGGCGAGCGCGCGTCCGTTCATCACGAAGTCCAACGCCTTCGACACCGACCTCTATCTGCGCATCGCGCCGGAGCTCTTCCTCAAGCGCGCCGTCGTCGGCGGCCTGGAGCGCGTGTTCGAGATCAACCGCAACTTCCGCAATGAGGGTGCCGACTCGACGCACAGCCCGGAGTTCGCGATGCTCGAGGCCTACCAGGCCTACTCCGACTACGACGGCATCGCCGACCTGACTCAGGAGCTCATCCAGAACGCCGCCGTCGCCGTCGCCGGCTCCACCACCGTGACGTGGGCGGACGGGACCGTCTACGACCTCGGCGGACAGTGGGACCGGATCTCGATGTACGCGTCGCTGTCCGAGGCCTCCGGTCGGCACGTCAACCCCGAGACGCCGCTCGACGACCTGCTCGCCTTCGCCGAGGCCCAGGACGTCGAGCCTCCGCCTCACGCGACGCACGGCAAGCTCGTCGAGGAGCTGTGGGAGCACTTCGTCAAGCCGGGGCTCACTCGGCCGACGTTTGTCATGGACTTCCCCGTCGACACGAGCCCGCTCGTCCGCGAGCACAGAACGACCCAGGGAGTCGTGGAGAAGTGGGACCTGTACGTCCGCGGATTCGAACTCGCGACGGGCTACTCGGAGCTGATCGATCCCGTCATCCAGCGCGAGCGCTTCGAGGAGCAGGCGCGGCTCGCGGCACGGGGCGATCTCGAGGCCATGCGCATCGACCACGAGTTCCTCCGTGCGATGGAGCACGGGATGCCGCCCATGGGCGGCATGGGGATGGGGATCGACCGGCTGCTCATGGCGCTCACCGGCCTCGGCATCCGCGAGACCATCCTCTTCCCGCTGGTCAAGTAG
- a CDS encoding PH domain-containing protein translates to MTDDPRPGGAPPDPQATAMDAASPAPPQTLVRSPLSDGDWHRLHPLTPLLRGGLFLVVVIGIVIANLRDRLVYLFLPMFAPDLPAEELEEWEGAGDPIDFIVANNLYLAAGVAVLLVLIALTVIFYLSWRFHTFRITGDDVEVRSGILFRTQRRAPLDRVQGVNLTRPMLARLLGMAKLEVVGAGTDANVKLEYLSTANAEAVRADILRLASGRRLGEGGARASDGAARSRVGALGQSVSRGITGLIEGDEAPAPVPDSVVSIPVPRLIVSHVISPSTVFLLVGIAAIATGSALGSPWVLFAMVPTIIGFVAYWIRSIVRSLRYSIAPTPDGVRITFGLLTTITEIVPPGRVHAVEVTQSILWRAFGWWTIRINRLTGRSLSDSSTDQFTTVLPVGTTADVERVLRLLLPDVPPDEWPVIVREGMLGPEQDDTFVTTPRRAWFLRPLSWRRNGFRLTADALLLRRGVIWRKLAVIPLARMQSLALHQGPVDRLARVASARAHTVMGPVYSAVNAIDRDAALELFTDAAAGAVRAASVDRSHRWAQESA, encoded by the coding sequence ATGACCGACGACCCCCGGCCGGGCGGCGCGCCGCCGGATCCTCAGGCGACGGCGATGGATGCCGCGTCCCCCGCGCCCCCGCAGACCCTCGTGCGCTCCCCGCTCAGCGACGGCGACTGGCACCGCCTGCACCCCCTGACCCCGCTCCTGCGGGGCGGGCTGTTCCTCGTCGTCGTCATCGGCATCGTGATCGCGAATCTGCGCGACCGGCTGGTGTACCTCTTCCTCCCGATGTTCGCTCCCGACCTCCCGGCCGAGGAGCTCGAGGAATGGGAGGGAGCCGGGGACCCGATCGACTTCATCGTCGCGAACAACCTGTACCTCGCCGCCGGCGTCGCCGTGCTCCTGGTGCTCATCGCGCTCACGGTGATCTTCTACCTCTCCTGGCGCTTCCACACCTTCCGGATCACGGGCGACGACGTCGAAGTGCGCAGTGGCATCCTTTTCCGCACGCAGCGCCGGGCTCCGCTCGACCGCGTCCAGGGGGTCAACCTGACGCGCCCGATGCTCGCCCGCCTGCTCGGCATGGCCAAGCTCGAGGTGGTCGGCGCGGGAACCGACGCGAACGTCAAGCTCGAGTACCTCTCCACGGCCAATGCCGAGGCCGTCAGGGCGGACATCCTCCGGCTCGCATCGGGTCGTCGCCTCGGCGAGGGCGGGGCGCGAGCATCCGACGGGGCCGCCCGTTCCCGCGTCGGCGCGCTCGGCCAGTCGGTCTCGCGCGGCATCACCGGCCTCATCGAAGGCGACGAGGCGCCCGCGCCCGTTCCGGACTCCGTCGTCAGCATCCCGGTTCCCCGGCTCATCGTCTCCCACGTCATCAGTCCGTCGACGGTCTTCCTCCTCGTCGGCATCGCCGCGATCGCGACGGGCTCCGCCCTCGGGTCGCCGTGGGTGCTCTTCGCGATGGTGCCGACGATCATCGGCTTCGTGGCGTACTGGATCCGCTCGATCGTCCGGTCGCTCCGCTACTCGATCGCGCCGACGCCCGACGGTGTGCGAATCACCTTCGGCCTGCTCACCACGATCACCGAGATCGTCCCGCCGGGTCGCGTCCACGCTGTGGAGGTCACGCAGTCGATCCTGTGGCGCGCGTTCGGGTGGTGGACGATCCGCATCAACCGCCTCACCGGCCGGAGCCTCAGCGACAGCTCGACCGACCAGTTCACGACGGTGCTCCCCGTCGGCACGACAGCCGACGTCGAGCGCGTGCTGAGGCTTCTGCTTCCGGATGTGCCGCCCGACGAGTGGCCCGTCATCGTCCGCGAGGGGATGCTCGGCCCCGAGCAGGACGACACCTTCGTCACCACGCCCCGCCGCGCCTGGTTCCTGCGGCCGCTGTCGTGGCGCCGCAACGGCTTCCGGCTGACCGCAGACGCCCTGCTCCTCCGCCGTGGGGTCATCTGGCGCAAGCTCGCGGTCATCCCCCTCGCCCGCATGCAGAGCCTCGCACTGCACCAGGGGCCGGTCGACCGGCTGGCCCGCGTCGCGAGCGCCCGTGCGCACACCGTCATGGGGCCGGTGTACTCCGCGGTGAACGCGATCGATCGCGACGCCGCGCTGGAGCTGTTCACGGATGCCGCGGCCGGCGCCGTGCGCGCGGCATCCGTCGACCGTTCCCACCGGTGGGCGCAGGAGAGCGCGTGA
- a CDS encoding PH domain-containing protein, which yields MTNTPATPVPDSTPSRTDAVPHAAPSSPLEPSAGPAAALDHGTYTHLAEPRSPHRLELAQGVWHQISRKYLWVQLISSGTVLVLVVVAVAVITLVLGQPWALIPGTIVAVIMVWTMVILPRQLKAIGYQLREDDLVFRRGILWQRMVAVPYGRMQLVDITHGPLDRGFGIAQLKFVTAAATTGVTIPGLEQATAETLRDHLVAVAESRRTGL from the coding sequence ATGACGAACACCCCGGCGACCCCGGTCCCGGATTCGACGCCCAGCCGCACTGACGCCGTCCCGCACGCGGCGCCGTCCTCACCGCTCGAGCCGTCAGCGGGCCCGGCGGCCGCCCTCGACCACGGCACCTACACGCATCTGGCCGAGCCGAGATCGCCCCACCGCCTCGAGCTCGCGCAGGGCGTCTGGCACCAGATCTCGCGCAAGTATCTGTGGGTCCAGCTCATCTCGTCGGGGACGGTGCTCGTGCTCGTGGTCGTCGCGGTCGCCGTGATCACCCTCGTGCTGGGCCAGCCGTGGGCGCTCATCCCCGGAACGATCGTCGCCGTCATCATGGTCTGGACGATGGTGATCCTGCCGCGGCAGCTGAAGGCGATCGGATACCAGCTGCGCGAGGACGACCTCGTCTTCCGCCGCGGCATCCTGTGGCAGCGCATGGTGGCGGTCCCGTACGGCCGCATGCAGCTCGTCGACATCACCCACGGACCCCTCGACCGGGGCTTCGGCATCGCGCAGCTCAAGTTCGTGACCGCCGCCGCGACGACGGGCGTGACGATCCCGGGGCTCGAGCAGGCGACGGCCGAGACGCTGCGCGACCACCTGGTGGCCGTCGCCGAGAGCCGCCGGACCGGACTATGA
- a CDS encoding DUF4192 family protein: protein MTTIVKAASAAQFLSLVPRMLGFRPTRSLVVIPFAGSRSLGAMRLDLPDDEADLDAVAATVIGMVCRLPDAEALTAVVYADEAFGERMPRAALATALGYRADECGLRLVDALYVGAEAWGSYLDRDLPAGGRPIEELGDEPPGAAHLAVADGDQSTGAELEASDPREAEAVDGALRGLADAVDLLCGTDAGAAALEDGPRVDPLALSAVCSLDDLPTLFEGMLAWDTADLAPYDIAVVVWCLARPALRDIALVEWCGGLDAGDEAFAAQLRWEAGEEYPAHLAMHMWGEGERPDPERLERALALARRAAAAAPEPLRAGPLATCGWLSWALGRSTHAERYAVQACEIEPEHGLAEIVRSFVHAGHLPDWAFRPR, encoded by the coding sequence ATGACCACCATCGTGAAGGCCGCAAGCGCGGCGCAATTCCTCTCGCTCGTTCCGCGCATGCTCGGGTTCCGCCCGACGCGGAGCCTCGTCGTGATCCCGTTCGCCGGATCACGCAGCCTCGGCGCGATGCGCCTCGACCTCCCCGACGACGAGGCGGACCTCGACGCCGTCGCGGCGACGGTCATCGGCATGGTCTGCCGCCTTCCCGACGCCGAAGCGCTCACCGCGGTCGTGTACGCCGATGAGGCCTTCGGCGAGCGGATGCCGCGCGCGGCGCTCGCGACGGCGCTCGGGTACCGCGCCGACGAGTGCGGCCTGAGGCTCGTCGACGCGCTCTACGTGGGCGCCGAGGCATGGGGCTCGTACCTCGACCGCGACCTCCCCGCGGGCGGCCGGCCGATCGAGGAGCTCGGCGACGAGCCACCCGGAGCCGCTCACCTCGCGGTCGCCGACGGCGACCAGAGCACCGGCGCGGAGCTCGAGGCATCCGATCCCCGAGAGGCCGAGGCTGTCGACGGGGCGCTCCGCGGACTGGCTGACGCGGTCGATCTCCTCTGCGGGACGGATGCCGGGGCCGCGGCCCTCGAGGACGGCCCCCGGGTCGATCCCCTCGCCCTCTCGGCGGTCTGCTCCCTCGACGACCTGCCGACGCTCTTCGAGGGCATGCTGGCGTGGGACACGGCCGACCTGGCGCCGTACGACATCGCGGTCGTCGTGTGGTGCCTCGCGCGCCCGGCGCTGCGCGACATCGCCCTCGTGGAATGGTGCGGCGGCCTGGACGCGGGCGACGAGGCCTTCGCTGCGCAGCTGCGCTGGGAGGCCGGGGAGGAGTACCCGGCGCACCTCGCGATGCACATGTGGGGTGAGGGCGAGCGTCCCGATCCGGAGCGCCTCGAGCGTGCGCTCGCGCTCGCGCGCCGAGCCGCAGCGGCGGCGCCCGAGCCGCTGCGCGCGGGGCCGCTCGCCACGTGCGGGTGGCTGTCGTGGGCGCTCGGGCGCTCCACGCATGCCGAGCGGTACGCGGTGCAGGCCTGCGAAATCGAGCCGGAGCACGGACTGGCCGAGATCGTCCGATCGTTCGTGCACGCCGGCCACCTGCCGGACTGGGCGTTCCGGCCTCGGTGA
- the cls gene encoding cardiolipin synthase, producing MITVTFDASWWLILVFLFDLTVRVLAIIFVPRNRRPTSATAWLLAIYFIPLIGVLLFLLIGNPRLPRKRRRKQERINEYIHDTSAHLDFGTYRPNAPEWFTSLVTLNRNLGAMPLAGDNGAHLTSDYQVSLDNMADAIREAERYVHVEFYILQADASTDNFFRALEEVAARGVTVRVLLDHWANRGKPFYKKTLRRLDAMGAQWHLMLPVQPFKGKYQRPDLRNHRKLLVVDGRTAFMGSQNVTDSTYNLRANIRRGLHWVDLMVRVEGPVVASINAVFLSDWYSETDEVLTDEIDLFDVTTGPGDLDCQIIPSGPGFEFENNLRLFLGLMYYAQRRVIVVSPYFVPDEALLNAITTACHRGLQVELFVSEEGDQAVVYHAQRSYYEVLLRAGVKIWMYRKPFILHSKSMTIDDEVAIIGSSNMDMRSFGLNMEISMLVRGEEFIREMRQVEQHYRDLSRELTLEEWEKQPLRSTVLDNLARLTSALQ from the coding sequence GTGATCACCGTCACGTTCGACGCGTCGTGGTGGCTCATCCTCGTGTTCCTGTTCGACCTCACAGTGCGCGTGCTCGCGATCATCTTCGTGCCGCGCAACCGGCGCCCCACGTCGGCGACGGCCTGGCTCCTGGCGATCTACTTTATCCCGCTCATCGGCGTGCTGCTGTTCCTCCTCATCGGCAATCCCCGCCTGCCCCGCAAGCGCCGTCGCAAGCAGGAGCGCATCAACGAGTACATCCACGACACCAGTGCGCACCTCGACTTCGGCACCTACCGGCCGAACGCCCCCGAGTGGTTCACATCCCTGGTGACGCTCAACCGCAACCTCGGCGCCATGCCGCTCGCGGGCGACAACGGGGCGCACCTCACGTCGGACTACCAGGTCAGCCTCGACAACATGGCCGACGCCATCCGCGAGGCCGAGCGCTACGTGCACGTGGAGTTCTACATCCTGCAGGCGGATGCCTCGACCGACAACTTCTTCCGGGCGCTCGAAGAGGTCGCGGCGCGGGGAGTGACGGTGCGGGTGCTGCTGGACCACTGGGCCAATCGCGGCAAGCCGTTCTACAAGAAGACCCTCCGCCGTCTCGACGCGATGGGCGCCCAATGGCACCTGATGCTCCCGGTGCAGCCGTTCAAGGGGAAGTATCAGCGGCCCGATCTGCGCAACCACCGCAAGCTCCTCGTCGTGGACGGCCGCACGGCCTTCATGGGATCGCAGAACGTGACCGACTCGACCTACAACCTGCGCGCCAACATCCGCAGGGGGCTGCACTGGGTCGACCTCATGGTGCGCGTCGAGGGTCCGGTCGTGGCATCCATCAATGCCGTCTTCCTATCGGACTGGTACAGCGAGACCGACGAGGTGCTCACCGACGAGATCGACCTGTTCGACGTGACCACCGGGCCGGGCGACCTCGACTGCCAGATCATCCCCTCCGGGCCGGGCTTCGAGTTCGAGAACAACCTGCGCCTGTTCCTCGGGCTCATGTACTACGCGCAGCGCAGGGTGATCGTCGTGAGCCCGTACTTCGTGCCCGACGAGGCGCTCCTCAACGCCATCACCACCGCGTGCCACCGCGGGCTCCAGGTCGAGCTGTTCGTGTCGGAGGAGGGCGATCAGGCCGTCGTCTACCACGCGCAGCGCAGCTACTACGAGGTGCTGCTTCGTGCGGGCGTCAAGATCTGGATGTACCGGAAGCCGTTCATCCTGCACTCGAAGTCGATGACGATCGATGACGAGGTCGCCATCATCGGCTCGAGCAACATGGACATGCGCTCATTCGGTCTCAACATGGAGATCTCGATGCTCGTCCGCGGCGAGGAGTTCATCCGCGAGATGCGGCAGGTCGAGCAGCACTACCGCGACCTCAGTCGCGAACTCACCCTCGAAGAGTGGGAGAAGCAGCCGCTGAGGTCGACCGTGCTCGACAATCTTGCCAGGCTCACTTCCGCACTCCAGTGA
- the folE gene encoding GTP cyclohydrolase I, whose protein sequence is MAVDRERVAALVREILEAIGEDPDRPGLKATPQRVADAYAEFFAGVGEDASAPLQHTISISHGPAPETSASGAVMLRDIHFRSVCEHHLLLFRGKAHIAYLPGDQVVGLGALPKVVDVLAARPQVQERLGEQIADAISDALDTRGVLVVLEATHGCVTMRGERQREASTVTIAARGELAEPAARAELIALIGAGRD, encoded by the coding sequence ATGGCCGTCGATCGGGAGCGCGTTGCCGCGCTCGTGCGCGAGATCCTCGAGGCGATCGGGGAGGACCCCGACCGCCCGGGGCTGAAGGCGACTCCGCAGCGGGTCGCCGACGCCTACGCGGAGTTCTTCGCGGGGGTGGGGGAGGATGCCTCGGCTCCACTGCAGCACACCATCTCGATCTCGCACGGGCCGGCGCCCGAAACCTCCGCCTCGGGGGCGGTGATGCTCCGCGACATCCACTTCCGTTCGGTCTGCGAGCACCACCTGCTGCTCTTCCGCGGCAAGGCGCACATCGCCTACCTCCCGGGCGACCAGGTCGTGGGCCTCGGAGCCCTCCCGAAGGTCGTCGATGTGCTCGCGGCGCGCCCGCAGGTCCAGGAGCGACTGGGTGAGCAGATCGCCGACGCGATCTCGGACGCCCTCGACACGCGGGGCGTGCTCGTGGTGCTCGAGGCGACCCACGGCTGCGTCACGATGCGCGGCGAGCGGCAGCGCGAGGCATCCACCGTCACGATCGCGGCGCGGGGAGAGCTCGCCGAGCCCGCCGCCCGGGCCGAGCTCATCGCCCTCATCGGCGCCGGCAGGGATTGA
- a CDS encoding DUF3180 domain-containing protein, whose product MKRTGPGVLVVAVAIGLAAGFLVDQLLTAAGRPTFIPSVTLPILLVLLGVFVVLLAVPIRRATRGTAGTPVNPFRALRIAMLAKASSIVGAVFAGFGGGLTIFLLTRPVTPSVGSWGAVLATIASGALLVAAGLIAEHLCTIRKDDDDEHPGDPGPGFDAQPH is encoded by the coding sequence GTGAAGCGCACCGGACCCGGCGTCCTCGTCGTAGCCGTCGCCATAGGCCTCGCCGCGGGATTCCTCGTCGACCAGCTGCTGACGGCTGCGGGCAGGCCGACGTTCATCCCGAGCGTGACGCTGCCGATCCTGCTCGTGCTGCTCGGCGTGTTCGTCGTCCTCCTGGCCGTGCCGATCCGTCGCGCGACCCGAGGCACGGCCGGCACGCCGGTGAATCCGTTCCGCGCGCTGCGCATCGCGATGCTCGCAAAAGCCTCGAGCATCGTCGGAGCGGTGTTCGCGGGCTTCGGCGGCGGGCTCACGATCTTCCTCCTGACCCGCCCCGTCACGCCCTCGGTAGGCTCCTGGGGAGCGGTGCTCGCGACGATCGCCAGCGGAGCGCTGCTCGTCGCCGCGGGCCTGATCGCCGAACACCTGTGCACCATCCGGAAGGACGACGATGACGAACACCCCGGCGACCCCGGTCCCGGATTCGACGCCCAGCCGCACTGA